In Halobaculum magnesiiphilum, the following proteins share a genomic window:
- a CDS encoding type 1 glutamine amidotransferase domain-containing protein: MSDTTALFVVSEEGYWAEECIEPLTTLDAAGVDVTVATPSGSPPVVDERSLDPEDVGEETVERYREIHETDDRLRDPEPISTVDAADHDAVVFPGGHGTVWDVNQDRHARGMLREAVAGDDGVALVVCHAVGILAFTRTTDGEFLVDGRDVTGFPNEWEEGIVDDLDRVEGRKLPYWVEDEVVAAGGNFDAELDVDTSVTVDGDLITARGPGSSSEAAETLLAELGVEAAA; this comes from the coding sequence ATGAGCGATACCACGGCGCTGTTCGTCGTCAGCGAGGAGGGGTACTGGGCCGAGGAGTGTATCGAACCGCTCACGACACTCGACGCCGCCGGCGTCGACGTGACCGTGGCGACGCCGTCCGGGTCGCCGCCGGTGGTGGACGAGCGTTCGCTCGACCCCGAGGACGTGGGCGAGGAGACCGTCGAACGGTACCGCGAGATCCACGAGACCGACGACCGGCTCCGCGATCCCGAACCGATCTCGACGGTCGACGCCGCCGACCACGACGCCGTCGTGTTCCCCGGCGGCCACGGCACCGTCTGGGACGTGAACCAGGACCGCCACGCCCGCGGCATGCTCCGGGAGGCGGTCGCCGGCGACGACGGCGTCGCGCTGGTCGTCTGTCACGCCGTCGGGATCCTCGCGTTCACGCGGACCACGGACGGGGAGTTCCTCGTCGACGGCCGCGACGTGACCGGCTTCCCGAACGAGTGGGAGGAGGGGATCGTCGACGACCTCGACCGGGTCGAGGGGCGCAAGCTCCCGTACTGGGTCGAGGACGAGGTCGTCGCCGCCGGCGGGAACTTCGACGCCGAGCTCGACGTCGACACCAGCGTCACCGTCGACGGCGACCTGATCACCGCCCGCGGGCCCGGTTCGTCGAGCGAGGCCGCCGAGACGCTCCTCGCGGAACTGGGCGTCGAGGCGGCCGCGTAG